The Desulfovibrio sp. genomic sequence CCTCGGCGTGCCGGAGAAGGCTCCGTTGCTGGCGGTGAGGCGCCTGGCCCTTGACCTCCACGGCAGGCCTGTGGAGTTGCGTTTCAGCAGGTGCGTCACCACGCGGCACGGGTACGTCAACGAACTCAAGCTGCATTCCTCCCGGGGATAGTTTGCTGGGACGATACGTCGAGTCTGGCGTGCCATTTTCGCAAGGTCGATTGCAGGATTTGAGTGAGTGAAGGAGGCATGATACTATACCGTGTTGGTATGATATTTGTAATCCGTCAAAAACCCGAAAATGCCGCTGAAATTGAAGGTCTCCAGACGCCAATTATTGACCCTTCGGCCAGTTCAGTTCAGCTCAAAACTTCTGTAAACCTAGCAATACAGCCATTTTCAGTGGAGAGCCCGCTGTCAGGCCGAACGTCCGGATGACGCGAGCCCTTGTTGTGGTGTCTTCGCCTTGATCGCTTCCCCAAGCTGCCGAAAGAAGAAAAAAACACCTCAATCCCTCCGTTCATGGGGGGAATTTATGCCGTTGGTCGAATAGCGTTTGCGTCAAGCCTTCCAAGTTGTCAAAAAAGAGACAACCTGGGGAGGGCGCCATGTACGTCGGCCTGAAAATGCTCAAGGATTTCATAACGGTCACTCCGAAGACTCCTGTCGCGAAGGTCCAGGACCTGCTCGAAAAGCAGGCTTTGGGCATGCTGCTGGTCACCGAAGGGGACAAGGCTGTGGGATACGTGCGCAAGGCGGACGTCTCGGCGGCCTTGCCTTCAGTCATGTCCACCCTGGAGAAGCACGAGGCCCTGTATCTGCTCTCACGGCTCACGGTGGACAAGATCATGCACCGAGACATCGTGAGCGTGCCGCCGGAGATGGAAATCGAGGCCGCCGCGGAGATGATGTACCAGAAGAAGCTGGCAGGCTTGGCGGTGCTCGACTCCTCGGGCAAACTCATTGGCTACATCAACCGCACGGTGATGCTCGATTTCCTGGTGGAGGAGATGGGCTTTCGCCAGGGGGGCTCGCGCATCTTCTTCGAGGTGGAGGACCGGCGGGGCGTGCTCCACGCCATAGCGGGCGTGATCAAGGACAAGGGCGTCTCCATCCTCTCCACAGCCACGTTTCCCATGGGCGGAAAGCGCCAACTGGTCATCCGCCTGGCCACGGACGATCCCTCGGAAATAATCGCCGAGCTCGAAGCCCGGGGCTACCGCATGAACACTCCGGCGGACTTCGCCTCGGAGTGGGAGCGCTGATGCCCCTCTTGGACGTTTCTGATGTCACCTTGACCTTCAAGGGCATCGCGGCGCTGGTGGATGTCGGCTTCAAGGTGGAGCAGGGCAGCATTGCATCGCTGATCGGTCCCAACGGAGCCGGCAAGACCAGCATGCTCAACTGCATCTCGGGACGCTACCGTCCGGAAAGCGGCTCCATCCGCCTGGATGGGCTTGAGCTTCTCTCCATGCCCGCTCATCGGCGCACCTCCATGGGGCTTTCGCGCACGTTCCAGAACATAGCCCTTTTCAAGGGCCTCTCCGTACTGGACAACCTCATGGTGGGCCGCCACGCCCAGCTCGGTTACGGCCTGCTGGCGTCCATCCTCTATTTCGGAGCGGCCCGGCGCGCCGAGGACGCGCA encodes the following:
- a CDS encoding CBS domain-containing protein; its protein translation is MYVGLKMLKDFITVTPKTPVAKVQDLLEKQALGMLLVTEGDKAVGYVRKADVSAALPSVMSTLEKHEALYLLSRLTVDKIMHRDIVSVPPEMEIEAAAEMMYQKKLAGLAVLDSSGKLIGYINRTVMLDFLVEEMGFRQGGSRIFFEVEDRRGVLHAIAGVIKDKGVSILSTATFPMGGKRQLVIRLATDDPSEIIAELEARGYRMNTPADFASEWER